Proteins encoded by one window of Lacerta agilis isolate rLacAgi1 chromosome 11, rLacAgi1.pri, whole genome shotgun sequence:
- the LOC117055004 gene encoding 2'-5'-oligoadenylate synthase 1A-like: protein MALPRMWGVRPRSYNCERCGNDFVSRTALRYHFQAKHLGRVHCETCGKEVLRECLLQHAKTDHEMILTSNHRSYWDMTRNRRTKFVATETLTSCRMCPRQFGTAHAREYHEKQEHHFTASKRAQMSTAFKPENILEYKTPAELTKFVEAKLRPISNAVRWGCASEVEKIIEFIEEVFPLPITYVTKGGSYIKGTDVQDSSDVDIVIFSSAFQSLEDCQRKIPEVLEELGKGLIKPSWINRVILQERTPFSLRFYFKCYKDHHGHFFDIMPCYDMFGPTLSAGLKESFYGKLYRCSDSDKIQLYTMALLKYQVEFVKASTERVKDLIRLMKHWFKTSFATPREENKFRRLPSSYAVELITIYVWELAGKPMFFSYVQGMRAILKILVQYQEICAVWHKHYRPNFPIFQKVFLKQTRPFVLDPANPTFNVCENSNAWDEVAHVARQSLLKPLFNGIQAKEPWLFAENW from the exons ATGGCTTTGCCAAG GATGTGGGGTGTAAGACCCAGATCTTACAACTGTGAGAGATGTGGGAATGACTTTGTCAGCCGCACAGCTCTGAGATACCATTTTCAAGCTAAACATCTTGGGAGAGTTCACTGTGAAACTTGTGGCAAGGAGGTTTTGCGAGAGTGTCTTCTGCAGCATGCAAAG ACTGATCATGAAATGATACTGACCAGCAATCACAGAAGCTACTGGGATATGACTCGTAACAGGAGAACAAAATTTGTGGCCACGGAAACACTGACATCCTGTAGGATGTGCCCCAGGCAGTTTGGAACAGCCCATGCCAGGGAGTACCATGAGAAACAAGAGCATCACTTCACTGCCAGCAAAAGAG CTCAAATGTCCACTGCGTTTAAACCTGAAAACATATTAGAATACAAAACACCTGCGGAATTAACGAAATTTGTGGAAGCAAAACTCCGACCAATCTCAAATGCTGTAAGGTGGGGCTGTGCATCAGAAGTTGAAAAGATCATTGAGTTCATTGAAGAAGTGTTTCCATTACCAATTACATATGTTACGAAG GGCGGTTCATATATAAAAGGAACTGATGTACAAGATTCATCTGATGTGGACATAGTTATTTTTAGCAGCGCCTTTCAAAGTTTAGAAGACTGCCAAAGAAAAATTCCCGAAGTACTAGAAGAGTTAGGGAAAGGACTAATTAAACCTTCCTGGATCAACAG AGTAATATTGCAGGAAAGGACACCATTTTCCCTAAGGTTCTACTTTAAGTGTTATAAAGATCACCATGGCCACTTCTTTGACATAATGCCTTGTTATGACATGTTTGGGCCTACATTATCAGCAG GTTTAAAAGAGAGCTTTTACGGCAAGCTCTACCGCTGCAGTGACAGTGATAAAATCCAGCTGTACACAATGGCCCTGTTGAAGTACCAAGTTGAGTTTGTCAAGGCGTCAACAGAGAGGGTGAAGGATCTCATACGTTTAATGAAACACTGGTTCAAAACTTCATTTGCAACACCAAGAGAAGAAAACAA gtttCGCAGGCTCCCTTCCTCCTACGCTGTGGAACTCATCACCATCTATGTATGGGAGCTGGCTGGGAAACCAATGTTTTTCAGCTATGTACAGGGAATGAGAGCCATCCTGAAGATTTTGGTTCAGTATCAAGAAATCTGTGCTGTATGGCACAAACATTACAGACCCAATTTTCCAATTTTCCAAAAGGTGTTTCTAAAGCAAACCAG GCCATTTGTTTTGGATCCTGCGAACCCAACCTTTAATGTGTGCGAGAACAGCAATGCCTGGGACGAAGTAGCTCATGTGGCAAGGCAGAGCCTCCTTAAACCGCTCTTTAATGGCATCCAAGCAAAGGAGCCCTGGCTTTTTGCAGAGAACTGGTGA